One genomic region from Chloracidobacterium sp. encodes:
- a CDS encoding DUF1446 domain-containing protein, which produces MKTIRIACGQGFWGDWLEAPVRLVEGGPVDYLVLDYLAEVTMSIMQKQKSRNPKAGFATDFVALMDRILPRILTKNIRVIANAGGVNPQACAEAVRMVAAKHGLAGQLRIGIVAGDDILPRLDELIAAGHRFENLDTGEPLSAVRERVQSANVYFGAQPIVEALRQGAQVIITGRCTDTGLTLAPCIHEFGWAADDWHRLAAGTIAGHIIECGAQCTGGNCLVDWETMPDYANIGFPVVEMNEDGSFVVTKHPGTGGRVTVASVKEQLMYEIGDPKSYITPDCIADFTTIRLAQEGDDRVRVWGIEGRPATEFYKVSASYFAGYKAVGGLIYAWPDAYAKAQQADAMLRRRLADLGLTFDEIWTEYVGVSACHGPRLSGEPSRDLPEVVLRVAVRSQDQASVERFTKELAPLALNGPPTVTGFGSGRPKVEEIVAYFPALLPKSVVTPEVVILS; this is translated from the coding sequence ATGAAAACCATTCGGATTGCCTGTGGACAAGGCTTTTGGGGCGATTGGCTGGAAGCGCCAGTTCGGCTCGTTGAAGGCGGCCCTGTGGATTACCTCGTGCTGGACTACTTGGCCGAAGTCACAATGTCCATCATGCAGAAACAAAAGTCGCGCAACCCGAAAGCCGGCTTCGCCACCGACTTCGTGGCGCTGATGGACCGTATCCTGCCCCGCATCCTGACGAAGAACATCCGCGTCATTGCCAACGCCGGCGGCGTCAATCCGCAGGCCTGCGCGGAAGCGGTGCGAATGGTCGCCGCCAAGCACGGCCTTGCCGGCCAACTCCGCATTGGCATCGTCGCCGGAGACGATATCCTACCTCGCCTAGACGAACTCATCGCTGCCGGCCACCGATTTGAAAACCTCGACACCGGCGAGCCGCTATCTGCGGTTCGGGAGCGCGTTCAAAGCGCTAATGTCTACTTCGGCGCGCAGCCGATCGTTGAAGCGCTCCGCCAAGGAGCGCAAGTCATTATTACCGGACGCTGCACCGATACGGGGCTGACCCTCGCGCCCTGCATTCACGAATTTGGCTGGGCAGCGGACGACTGGCATCGCCTCGCTGCCGGGACAATCGCCGGACACATCATCGAGTGCGGCGCGCAGTGTACGGGTGGGAACTGCCTCGTAGATTGGGAAACTATGCCGGACTACGCCAACATTGGCTTTCCGGTCGTCGAAATGAATGAAGACGGGAGCTTCGTCGTCACCAAGCATCCCGGCACAGGTGGGCGCGTCACGGTCGCGTCAGTCAAGGAGCAGCTCATGTACGAGATAGGCGACCCTAAGAGCTATATCACGCCTGACTGTATCGCCGACTTCACGACGATTCGGCTGGCGCAGGAAGGCGACGACCGTGTGCGCGTGTGGGGTATTGAGGGACGGCCGGCGACCGAGTTTTACAAGGTCTCCGCTAGCTACTTTGCTGGCTACAAAGCAGTCGGGGGCCTGATTTATGCGTGGCCTGACGCCTACGCTAAGGCGCAACAGGCGGACGCCATGCTGCGGCGGCGACTAGCCGACTTGGGTCTCACGTTCGATGAAATCTGGACTGAGTACGTTGGCGTCAGCGCCTGTCACGGCCCGCGCCTTTCCGGTGAGCCGTCGCGCGATCTTCCTGAAGTTGTGTTGCGCGTGGCGGTTCGGTCACAGGATCAGGCAAGTGTCGAGCGATTCACAAAAGAGCTTGCGCCACTGGCGCTCAACGGCCCGCCAACCGTGACTGGCTTCGGGTCGGGACGCCCCAAAGTGGAAGAAATCGTCGCCTACTTCCCAGCGCTTCTCCCCAAGTCAGTCGTAACGCCAGAAGTCGTCATTCTGAGTTGA
- a CDS encoding protein-disulfide reductase DsbD family protein — MKEWFGKQQWRRWAAALCLAWLGVSTLQPTAAPVEKPHVKAELIAETTAIRPGTPFWVAVRFELEEHWHTYWRNPGDSGQPTSVKWNLPPGFTADDIQWPIPKRIEAGGLVGYGYETEVLHLIRITPPTDLPVGRPVTLVGKVKWLVCKEACIPGDAELKLTLPVTNDAPLPSAWVEAFARARAQLPLPTSDWKLRATVEGEQVVLLLTPPKPEMLLAEATFFPFEELIIEGAEPQTLTRVKGGYALRMARSKVAEAPPARLTGVVVTPNGWRGPGTEPGLTVDIPIEPLTALGDALAPVAGTTKPTTPPLNWTALLATLGGAFVGGLILNLMPCVLPVLSIKVLGFVEQAKAGRGRAWQHGVVFTAGVVLSFWALAGVLLALRAGGRQLGWGFQLQEPAFVAFLVAMLFVFGLALLGVFEVGVGLTTIGQTAMRRAGVAGSFFMGVLATVVSTPCTAPFMGSALGVALTQPAATALLIFTALALGLASPYLLLAAAPQLLRFVPKPGAWMESFKQLMGFLLMGSVVWLLWVLGLEVGVDGLALMLGVIVLIGLGGWIWGRWGGYDRKPLTRRLAFTIATVIIVGSTAIGVSAIRQLPPLASAAGGAPTSKNSASIQWEPFTPARVAELRRTGKPVFVDFTAAWCLSCKANEKVALETEEVRAEIARRGIVMVKADWTNRDETITRALAEFGRSGVPLYVFYPPNGGEPKVLPEVLTPGLVLETFRAAS, encoded by the coding sequence ATGAAGGAATGGTTTGGAAAGCAACAGTGGCGCCGGTGGGCGGCGGCGCTGTGTTTGGCGTGGCTGGGCGTGTCAACGTTGCAGCCGACGGCTGCGCCGGTGGAAAAGCCGCATGTCAAGGCGGAACTCATCGCCGAAACGACAGCGATCCGTCCCGGTACGCCGTTTTGGGTGGCGGTCCGCTTTGAGCTGGAGGAACACTGGCACACCTACTGGCGCAATCCCGGCGATTCCGGGCAGCCGACTTCCGTCAAGTGGAACCTTCCACCGGGCTTCACCGCCGACGACATTCAGTGGCCGATTCCGAAGCGAATTGAAGCCGGCGGGTTGGTTGGGTACGGCTACGAGACGGAAGTACTACACCTGATTCGCATCACGCCGCCCACCGATTTACCGGTCGGCAGGCCGGTGACGTTGGTGGGCAAGGTCAAGTGGTTGGTGTGTAAAGAGGCGTGCATTCCCGGCGATGCCGAACTGAAGCTGACGTTGCCGGTGACGAACGACGCGCCGCTGCCGTCGGCGTGGGTTGAGGCGTTTGCGCGGGCGCGCGCGCAACTCCCCCTGCCGACTTCCGACTGGAAGCTCCGGGCGACGGTTGAGGGCGAGCAGGTGGTGTTGCTGCTGACGCCGCCGAAGCCGGAGATGCTGCTGGCGGAAGCGACCTTCTTCCCCTTTGAAGAACTCATCATCGAGGGCGCGGAGCCACAGACGCTCACGCGGGTCAAAGGCGGCTATGCGCTGCGCATGGCGCGCTCCAAGGTGGCGGAAGCGCCGCCGGCGCGGTTGACCGGTGTGGTGGTAACGCCGAACGGCTGGCGCGGCCCCGGTACAGAGCCGGGCCTCACGGTGGACATTCCCATCGAGCCGCTGACGGCGCTGGGTGATGCGCTTGCGCCGGTCGCCGGAACGACGAAGCCGACCACGCCGCCGCTGAACTGGACAGCGCTTTTGGCGACGCTGGGCGGCGCATTTGTGGGGGGGCTGATTTTGAATCTGATGCCCTGTGTCCTGCCAGTGCTTTCCATCAAGGTGCTGGGATTTGTGGAACAGGCCAAGGCGGGACGCGGCCGAGCATGGCAACACGGCGTCGTCTTCACGGCCGGCGTGGTTTTGTCATTTTGGGCGCTAGCCGGAGTGTTGCTTGCGCTGCGGGCCGGCGGGCGACAGCTCGGTTGGGGCTTTCAGTTGCAGGAGCCAGCCTTTGTCGCCTTTCTGGTCGCTATGCTGTTTGTTTTCGGGCTGGCGCTGCTCGGCGTCTTTGAGGTCGGCGTCGGGCTGACGACCATTGGACAGACGGCGATGCGTCGGGCAGGAGTAGCCGGGTCGTTTTTCATGGGCGTGCTGGCGACGGTTGTGTCCACACCCTGTACTGCGCCGTTTATGGGATCGGCGCTAGGCGTGGCGCTGACGCAACCAGCGGCGACGGCGCTATTGATTTTTACGGCGCTGGCGCTGGGTCTGGCGTCGCCGTACCTGTTGCTGGCGGCCGCGCCGCAGTTGCTCCGGTTTGTGCCTAAGCCCGGTGCGTGGATGGAAAGCTTCAAGCAACTGATGGGCTTTTTGCTGATGGGATCGGTCGTCTGGCTGCTGTGGGTGCTGGGGTTGGAAGTCGGCGTGGACGGCCTCGCCCTAATGCTGGGCGTCATCGTGTTGATTGGGTTGGGCGGATGGATTTGGGGACGCTGGGGCGGTTACGACCGTAAGCCGCTGACGCGCCGCCTCGCCTTCACCATAGCGACAGTCATCATCGTTGGAAGCACAGCAATCGGCGTCAGCGCCATTCGTCAACTGCCGCCTCTGGCGAGCGCGGCTGGCGGTGCGCCAACCAGCAAGAACAGCGCAAGCATTCAGTGGGAACCCTTCACGCCAGCGCGTGTCGCAGAGCTGCGCCGGACCGGTAAGCCGGTCTTTGTGGATTTCACCGCCGCGTGGTGTCTGAGCTGTAAGGCGAATGAAAAAGTAGCGCTAGAGACTGAAGAAGTACGGGCTGAGATTGCGCGGCGTGGGATTGTCATGGTCAAGGCCGACTGGACAAACCGCGACGAAACCATCACCCGCGCGCTGGCCGAGTTTGGGCGCAGTGGCGTACCGCTTTACGTGTTTTATCCACCCAACGGCGGTGAGCCGAAGGTGTTGCCTGAGGTGCTGACGCCGGGGCTGGTACTGGAAACGTTCCGCGCAGCGTCGTAA
- the acs gene encoding acetate--CoA ligase — translation MTESHAIESHQHETRRFPPPPDFAQQANVTAEQAAQMYAEAEADFEAFWAKQAAALDWMTPWTQILDWRPPHAKWFVGGKLNIAANCLDRHLKTWRRTKAAIVWEGEPGDTRTLTYWELHREVCRFANVLKKFGVRAGDRVAIYMPMTPEIAVAMLACARIGATHSVVFGGFSSEALRDRINDAGCKLVVTADGCWRRGTEVRLKPAVDAALEHAPTVETCIVLRRTGSKVDMRPGRDHWWDDMLEIVSDDCPPEPLDAEHPLFILYTSGTTGKPKGILHTTGGYLTQVTATAKWVLDLKDDDLYWCTADVGWVTGHSYVVYGPLANGATVMMYEGAPNHPEPDRFWRIIDRHGVTILYTAPTAIRSFIRWGERWVLKHRLDTLRLLGTVGEPINPEAWMWYRNVIGKGRCPIVDTWWQTETGGMMIAPLPGATTTMPGTATRPLPGISVDIRAKDGRSVSPNEGGYLVITRPWPAMLRTIWGDDERYRRQYWSEIEGVYFTGDGARRDEHGNHWIMGRVDDVINVSGHRLGTAEIESALVSHEAVAEAAVVGRPDELKGSAIVAFVTLEGGRSGDDALRAALREHVAKEIGALAKPDDIRFTDALPKTRSGKIMRRLLREIAAGGQVVGDVTTLEDFSVLEKLRADEE, via the coding sequence ATGACCGAATCGCACGCTATCGAGTCGCACCAGCACGAAACGCGGCGTTTCCCACCGCCGCCCGATTTTGCACAACAGGCCAACGTCACTGCCGAGCAGGCCGCCCAAATGTACGCCGAGGCCGAAGCCGACTTTGAAGCCTTCTGGGCCAAGCAGGCGGCGGCGCTCGACTGGATGACGCCGTGGACGCAAATCCTCGACTGGCGTCCGCCTCATGCCAAGTGGTTTGTCGGCGGCAAGCTCAACATCGCCGCCAACTGCCTCGACCGGCACCTGAAAACGTGGCGGCGCACCAAAGCCGCTATCGTATGGGAAGGCGAGCCTGGCGACACTCGGACGCTGACCTACTGGGAACTCCACCGCGAGGTGTGCCGCTTCGCCAATGTGCTCAAGAAGTTCGGTGTCCGCGCAGGCGACCGCGTAGCGATTTACATGCCGATGACGCCTGAAATCGCCGTCGCCATGCTAGCCTGTGCGCGCATCGGAGCCACGCATTCGGTCGTTTTTGGCGGGTTTTCGTCCGAGGCGCTGCGTGACCGCATTAACGACGCCGGCTGCAAGCTCGTTGTCACCGCCGATGGCTGTTGGCGGCGCGGAACCGAAGTGCGCCTCAAGCCGGCCGTGGACGCCGCGCTCGAACATGCGCCGACGGTAGAAACCTGCATCGTACTGCGGCGCACTGGTTCGAAGGTGGATATGCGGCCGGGCCGCGATCACTGGTGGGACGACATGCTGGAAATCGTCAGCGACGACTGCCCGCCGGAGCCGCTCGACGCGGAACATCCGCTGTTTATCCTGTACACAAGCGGCACAACCGGCAAACCGAAGGGCATCCTGCATACGACGGGCGGCTATCTGACCCAGGTGACGGCAACGGCCAAATGGGTGCTTGACCTCAAGGACGACGATCTCTACTGGTGTACGGCGGATGTCGGCTGGGTAACGGGTCACAGCTACGTCGTCTATGGGCCGCTAGCGAACGGCGCGACGGTGATGATGTATGAAGGTGCGCCGAACCACCCCGAACCTGATCGCTTTTGGCGCATCATTGACCGGCACGGCGTGACAATTCTCTACACCGCGCCGACGGCCATTCGGTCCTTCATCCGGTGGGGCGAACGGTGGGTACTCAAACACCGGCTCGACACACTGCGCCTGCTCGGTACGGTGGGTGAACCCATCAACCCGGAAGCTTGGATGTGGTACCGGAACGTCATCGGGAAGGGGCGCTGTCCGATTGTAGATACGTGGTGGCAAACGGAAACCGGCGGGATGATGATTGCGCCGCTGCCGGGCGCGACGACGACCATGCCGGGAACGGCGACGCGCCCGCTGCCGGGCATCAGCGTGGACATCCGCGCCAAGGACGGGCGCAGCGTCAGCCCGAACGAAGGCGGCTATCTGGTCATCACACGCCCGTGGCCGGCGATGCTGCGGACAATCTGGGGCGACGACGAGCGTTACCGGCGGCAGTACTGGAGCGAAATTGAGGGCGTTTACTTTACCGGGGATGGCGCGCGCCGCGACGAACACGGCAACCACTGGATTATGGGTCGGGTGGATGATGTCATCAACGTCAGCGGCCATCGTCTGGGGACAGCCGAGATTGAAAGCGCGCTGGTGTCGCACGAAGCCGTCGCCGAGGCGGCCGTCGTCGGCCGGCCGGACGAACTGAAAGGTTCGGCGATTGTGGCGTTTGTCACGCTCGAAGGCGGGCGTTCCGGCGATGATGCGCTGCGGGCGGCGCTGCGCGAGCATGTCGCCAAAGAAATTGGCGCGCTTGCCAAGCCGGACGACATCCGCTTTACGGACGCGCTCCCCAAGACGCGCTCTGGCAAGATTATGCGGCGCTTGCTGCGCGAAATCGCCGCCGGCGGGCAAGTCGTCGGCGACGTGACGACGCTGGAGGATTTTTCGGTGCTTGAAAAGCTGCGCGCCGATGAAGAATGA
- a CDS encoding YgiT-type zinc finger protein produces MKPFDKCPVCGGEVVEKDMEKLLRGGIHTAVCSARADICLRCGERLYAAETVMRFEQIRRKLADQDVAEFQPLGQSFQVT; encoded by the coding sequence ATGAAGCCTTTTGACAAGTGTCCCGTTTGCGGTGGCGAAGTAGTTGAGAAAGACATGGAGAAGCTGCTCAGAGGCGGTATCCACACCGCCGTGTGCAGTGCGCGCGCAGATATATGTCTGCGATGCGGCGAGCGACTATACGCGGCTGAAACCGTTATGCGTTTTGAACAGATTCGGCGGAAATTAGCTGACCAAGACGTTGCGGAGTTTCAGCCGCTTGGTCAATCTTTTCAAGTGACCTAA
- a CDS encoding LysM peptidoglycan-binding domain-containing protein encodes MRVNATRGASPASQSNSVQHVVRRGETLSGIARQYGVTVQTIVQANRQIRNPNLIYAGQTLTIPRNASTTPPQSSTGDRQYVVRSGDTLSEIAARNGIDLQRLIEANLQIRNPNLIYPGQVINLPGGGNGRQPVTTPAQPTQPTQPSQPAPPAAREHRVRIGDTLSGIARRYGTSVDALLRANPSITNPNLIYPGQRIIVPGGASPTPPPTLTRPTNPTQPTQPTPPTPPGALIYDGTRPAPGTTNVRAWEPINAPLQGDPANRNRATYDNVINQFAVGVNPRYARREGNTYCNIFVWDVTRAMRAEIPHWVDANGNPTAVGRGRELDANATNQWLNTHGGRFGWREVSAEEAQRLANQGHPVVASWRNPGGIGHIAIVRPGEMTSRGPAIAQAGARNFNYGQLQDGFGNARGVQFFVNDRGTVGNNPAPTPTPPPTNGGTPPRTGLPVPQVDLQRGSRGEAVQQLQAALVRLGYMSQADMNTGPGVFGPRTEAALKAFQSANGVPATGYYGPLTRSALTRALSGATAPTPPPANGGMPPQTTYDVQRVLNVVPASLRSYAQDAVPRILAEAQRAGLTLEQTAYVLATAQYESGMGRWMTEIWGPTAAQRGYEGRRDLGNTQPGDGYRYRGRGYVQITGRANYTDWSRRLGMDLVGQPDLATRPEIAARILVIGMRDGTFTGRKLSDYINGNQVDFVNARRTVNGLDRADLIASYAQAYLQALRQ; translated from the coding sequence ATGCGAGTCAATGCGACGCGGGGCGCATCCCCGGCGAGTCAGTCCAACAGTGTTCAGCACGTCGTCCGGCGAGGCGAAACCCTCTCCGGCATTGCCCGACAGTACGGCGTGACGGTGCAAACCATCGTTCAAGCGAACCGGCAAATCCGTAATCCAAATCTCATCTACGCCGGCCAGACGCTGACGATCCCGCGCAACGCCTCCACGACGCCGCCACAGTCTTCAACCGGCGACCGGCAGTACGTCGTCCGCAGCGGCGACACGCTTTCCGAAATCGCTGCCCGCAACGGCATTGACCTGCAGCGGTTGATTGAAGCGAACCTTCAGATCCGCAATCCCAACCTGATTTACCCCGGACAGGTCATCAACCTTCCCGGCGGCGGCAATGGTCGGCAGCCGGTGACGACGCCAGCCCAACCCACCCAGCCGACGCAACCATCCCAGCCCGCGCCGCCGGCCGCCCGCGAACATCGGGTGCGCATCGGCGATACGTTGTCAGGCATCGCCCGGCGGTACGGCACAAGCGTAGACGCCCTGCTGCGCGCCAATCCGAGCATTACAAACCCGAACCTAATTTACCCCGGTCAGCGGATCATCGTTCCCGGCGGCGCATCGCCAACGCCGCCGCCGACTTTGACCCGGCCGACAAACCCGACGCAACCCACCCAGCCGACGCCACCGACGCCGCCCGGCGCGCTGATTTATGACGGGACGCGCCCAGCGCCGGGGACGACCAACGTCCGCGCCTGGGAGCCGATCAATGCGCCGCTACAAGGCGATCCGGCGAACCGCAACCGCGCCACCTATGACAACGTGATCAATCAGTTCGCCGTTGGGGTCAATCCGCGGTATGCGCGGCGCGAGGGGAACACCTACTGCAACATTTTCGTGTGGGACGTAACCCGTGCGATGCGGGCTGAAATCCCGCATTGGGTGGACGCCAATGGTAATCCGACGGCGGTTGGGCGCGGACGCGAACTGGACGCCAACGCAACCAACCAGTGGCTCAATACCCATGGCGGACGGTTCGGCTGGCGCGAAGTCAGCGCCGAGGAGGCGCAACGGCTGGCGAATCAAGGCCATCCGGTGGTGGCGTCGTGGCGCAATCCCGGCGGCATCGGACACATCGCCATAGTACGCCCCGGCGAAATGACCAGTCGCGGCCCGGCGATTGCTCAAGCCGGTGCACGCAACTTCAACTACGGGCAGCTTCAGGATGGCTTTGGCAACGCGCGCGGCGTCCAGTTTTTCGTCAACGACCGGGGTACGGTGGGGAACAATCCGGCACCCACCCCCACGCCGCCCCCAACGAACGGCGGTACACCGCCGCGTACAGGGTTGCCCGTGCCCCAGGTGGATTTGCAGCGCGGTTCGCGCGGCGAGGCCGTCCAACAACTTCAAGCGGCGCTCGTACGGTTGGGCTATATGAGCCAAGCCGATATGAACACCGGCCCCGGCGTCTTTGGCCCGCGCACGGAAGCCGCGCTGAAGGCGTTTCAAAGCGCGAACGGCGTTCCAGCGACGGGCTACTACGGGCCGCTGACGCGCTCGGCGCTGACGCGGGCGCTGAGTGGAGCAACCGCCCCGACGCCGCCTCCGGCCAACGGTGGGATGCCGCCGCAGACAACCTACGATGTACAGCGGGTGCTGAACGTCGTACCCGCGTCGCTGCGTAGCTACGCGCAGGACGCCGTGCCGCGCATTCTGGCTGAAGCCCAGCGCGCCGGCCTGACGCTGGAACAAACCGCCTACGTTTTAGCAACGGCGCAGTATGAATCCGGCATGGGTCGGTGGATGACTGAAATTTGGGGACCGACGGCGGCGCAGCGCGGCTACGAGGGACGCCGCGACTTGGGTAATACGCAGCCGGGCGACGGGTATCGCTACCGTGGGCGCGGCTACGTACAGATCACCGGCCGCGCCAACTACACGGATTGGTCGCGGCGACTGGGAATGGATTTAGTTGGGCAACCCGACTTAGCGACGCGGCCGGAAATCGCGGCGCGGATTTTGGTCATCGGCATGCGCGATGGGACGTTCACCGGCCGGAAGCTGTCGGATTACATCAACGGCAACCAAGTGGATTTTGTCAATGCGCGGCGTACGGTGAACGGTCTGGATCGGGCCGACCTAATTGCATCGTACGCACAGGCGTACTTGCAGGCGTTGCGCCAGTGA
- a CDS encoding alpha/beta fold hydrolase — MDAETHPEPLMRACFAVRRPWAARTLRVLVLLFAAAFVGYVGAGGYFYAVQHSMVFRAAAREGKARQKFPPPPGASYVEFQAERGETIMALFGPALDAHSEAVLPDAPRRPTLLFFYGVGEYLNYPFLRRQVEVFRRAGFNVFVPEYIGLGLSGGEPSEQGLYDTATAAFEHLKRRTDIDPQRIFIVGHSLGGAPAIDLAARVEAAGLVTLATFTTLSDIAALRYPMFPAQSLTRIRCPNIEKIGRVRCPVLILHAENDTTVPLWMAEALAKAAFEGGNRRVIQITLPGGNHDTTFALPDGDAVRAMQAFTGVASRSEENCKETVSLLRTDFR, encoded by the coding sequence ATGGACGCCGAAACCCATCCTGAACCGCTGATGCGGGCGTGTTTTGCGGTGCGCCGTCCGTGGGCGGCGCGCACGCTGCGCGTGCTTGTGCTGTTGTTCGCAGCGGCTTTCGTGGGGTACGTCGGCGCGGGCGGTTACTTTTACGCCGTTCAGCACTCGATGGTGTTTCGCGCGGCGGCCCGTGAGGGCAAGGCGCGGCAAAAGTTTCCGCCGCCGCCAGGCGCAAGTTATGTCGAATTTCAAGCCGAACGCGGTGAGACCATCATGGCGCTGTTCGGTCCGGCGCTGGACGCGCACAGCGAAGCTGTCCTGCCCGATGCCCCCCGCCGGCCGACGCTGCTGTTTTTTTACGGCGTTGGCGAGTATCTCAACTATCCGTTCCTGCGCCGCCAGGTGGAGGTTTTTCGCCGCGCCGGGTTCAACGTCTTTGTCCCGGAGTATATCGGGCTGGGGCTGAGCGGCGGCGAGCCAAGTGAGCAGGGGCTGTACGACACGGCGACGGCCGCCTTTGAACACCTCAAACGGCGGACGGACATTGACCCGCAGCGGATTTTCATCGTCGGGCACTCACTGGGCGGCGCTCCGGCGATAGACCTTGCGGCGCGGGTTGAAGCCGCCGGCCTTGTGACGTTGGCGACGTTTACGACGCTGTCGGACATCGCCGCCCTGCGTTATCCGATGTTTCCCGCCCAGTCGCTGACCCGAATTCGCTGTCCCAACATCGAGAAGATCGGGCGCGTACGTTGTCCGGTACTGATTCTGCACGCGGAAAACGACACGACCGTACCGCTCTGGATGGCGGAGGCGTTGGCCAAGGCGGCGTTTGAGGGCGGCAATCGGCGCGTGATACAGATCACTCTACCAGGCGGCAATCACGATACGACGTTTGCGCTGCCAGATGGCGACGCCGTACGCGCGATGCAGGCATTTACCGGCGTTGCTTCGCGCTCTGAAGAAAACTGCAAGGAAACAGTATCCCTGCTCCGAACCGACTTCCGATAA
- a CDS encoding peptide MFS transporter — MTAAVAEASEEATSKKHFFGHPIGLMTLFFTELWERFSYYGMRALLMLYMTAKPESGGLGYSNARAALIYGTYTSAVYLLAMPGGWAADRLLGLKAAVFIGGIVIAAGHFTMAFESEAAFYTGLVLIVLGTGLLKPNISAIVGRLYTPEDRRRDAGFSIFYMGINIGAFIAPLVCGFLAQSEVWKATIARWGFQPSASWHWGFAAAGVGMTLGLVQFIVGFKYLEGVGERPQREDGATTPVWQGLLSYLGVAAALFAVVAGLQQLHGVVVGKLGNKAGYAYIALVFAGIIALVWFSFLRTLAEEELKRMLAIVYFFLASIVFWALFEQAGSSLNLYADRLTDCRIFGFEFPSSYFQSLNALFIIFLAPVFAWMWVQWGERQPSSPLKFSVGILLVAVGFIVAAVGVAFLGGGRLSPWWLVAVYLIHTLGELCLSPVGLSTMTKLAPERLSGLVMGIWFLGPTFGNYIGGLIAGHFDENRPESVGALFYQVAATGIAVAVVAFVLTPFIRRLMGNVR, encoded by the coding sequence ATGACGGCTGCCGTTGCAGAGGCCTCGGAAGAGGCTACGTCAAAAAAGCATTTTTTCGGGCATCCAATTGGCCTGATGACGCTGTTTTTCACCGAACTCTGGGAGCGTTTCAGCTACTACGGCATGCGCGCCTTGCTGATGCTGTACATGACCGCCAAGCCCGAAAGCGGCGGGCTGGGGTACAGCAACGCGCGCGCAGCGCTGATCTATGGCACATACACATCGGCTGTCTATCTGCTGGCAATGCCGGGCGGTTGGGCGGCTGACCGACTGCTGGGCCTTAAGGCCGCCGTGTTTATCGGCGGGATCGTCATCGCCGCCGGCCACTTTACGATGGCTTTCGAGTCGGAAGCCGCGTTCTACACCGGGCTGGTACTGATTGTCCTTGGTACGGGTTTGCTCAAGCCCAACATCAGCGCCATCGTCGGTCGTCTCTACACGCCTGAAGACCGCCGCCGCGACGCCGGTTTCTCGATTTTTTACATGGGCATCAACATTGGGGCGTTCATTGCGCCGCTGGTGTGCGGCTTTCTAGCACAGTCGGAGGTCTGGAAGGCGACTATTGCCCGCTGGGGCTTTCAGCCGAGCGCCAGTTGGCACTGGGGGTTTGCGGCGGCCGGCGTCGGCATGACGCTGGGACTGGTACAGTTCATCGTCGGCTTCAAGTACCTCGAAGGCGTCGGCGAGCGTCCCCAGCGTGAAGACGGGGCGACGACGCCGGTCTGGCAGGGGCTTTTGTCCTACCTCGGCGTAGCGGCGGCTTTGTTCGCCGTAGTTGCCGGGCTCCAGCAACTCCACGGCGTGGTCGTCGGCAAGCTGGGCAACAAGGCCGGCTACGCCTACATTGCACTGGTGTTCGCCGGCATTATCGCGTTGGTCTGGTTCTCGTTCCTGCGGACGTTAGCCGAAGAGGAACTCAAGCGCATGCTGGCGATTGTGTATTTCTTCCTTGCCTCGATTGTCTTCTGGGCGCTGTTTGAGCAGGCGGGATCAAGCCTGAACCTCTACGCCGACCGCCTGACCGACTGCCGCATCTTCGGCTTCGAGTTTCCTTCGAGCTATTTCCAGTCGCTCAACGCCCTGTTCATCATTTTCCTCGCGCCGGTATTTGCGTGGATGTGGGTGCAGTGGGGCGAACGGCAGCCATCCAGCCCACTGAAATTCTCGGTCGGTATTTTGCTGGTTGCCGTCGGTTTCATTGTCGCAGCCGTGGGTGTCGCTTTTCTGGGCGGCGGCCGGTTGAGCCCGTGGTGGCTGGTGGCCGTTTATCTGATTCATACGTTGGGTGAGTTGTGCTTGAGTCCGGTCGGGTTGAGTACGATGACGAAGCTTGCCCCGGAACGCCTAAGCGGTTTGGTCATGGGGATTTGGTTTCTAGGACCGACCTTCGGCAACTACATCGGCGGTCTCATCGCCGGCCACTTTGATGAAAACCGGCCGGAGTCCGTCGGCGCGTTGTTTTACCAAGTAGCGGCGACCGGGATTGCCGTCGCCGTGGTTGCGTTTGTCCTCACACCGTTTATCCGGCGGCTGATGGGTAACGTGCGGTAG